The following proteins are co-located in the Acropora palmata chromosome 11, jaAcrPala1.3, whole genome shotgun sequence genome:
- the LOC141897271 gene encoding uncharacterized protein LOC141897271, protein MKLQTLKLALVFGSFLLVLIIIVSDLCLLGRYECFAGFREIDSTKDISSFFKHFLFQERLDLLEKDENISSRGLNQHVWDKNCLKTIESLCNFPVFPNAPDKRQVIYRTEITEPKDSTTDAHRIFGFVQPNLTGDYQIAVASNGYAEVWLSESANWSTATATGRTFNVFSKQISSRIYLKAETRYYIEIVYALGIQSKGEYFLRVSWKQPQESNFVVIESNFLFPFKNDSEAGKQKMYDDELPNAKSCNKDGAKEGYKNKHLTMDQKKIPFLEHTSVSKVLPSCEYRPSYLPDAATLKGFRQYHGVYKHVKGIHTFPFSFPEGIVLESEHEVYSFDQFPLQEEEAWSVVERYMDSLNKSYFGRYTLHSITRVVKKEDQKKGARYLIEVILTHLLSGKKYNLAEYVFQPKGNNLSMCYPQGMQWNKTTDVYLILTAKNLGRWVHHFIKNMEKIVQETNDEHLHVIIYDFDSRDIDIKRAFQRSILKNYHYITKPGKYSRVTSFKEAIESVKNPDSIVVAIDMHLDIGRQFIDEIRKHCLKGKTVYAPEIVFLNCGGSSSKPKGSWYHASYGTIAMYKQDWDNFGGFSPEFLRKTTWGGEDWNIIDNAVKGSLEIERNRLPWVYHYYHVKTGMWSN, encoded by the exons ATGAAACTTCAGACTCTGAAGTTGGCCCTTGTATTTGGTTCCTTTCTTCTTGTGCTGATCATCATTGTGTCTGATCTATGCCTGCTAGGCCGATATGAATGTTTTGCTGGTTTTAGAGAGATAGACAGCACAAAGGACATATCGTCATTCTTTAAACACTTCTTATTCCAAGAACGGTTAGATTTGTTGGAGAAGGACGAAAACATTTCTTCACGAGGGTTGAACCAGCATGTATGGGATAAAAATTGCCTAAAGACAATTGAAAGTCTCTGCAATTTTCCCGTCTTTCCAAACGCACCTGATAAACGACAAGTGATTTATCGAACAGAAATCACAGAGCCGAAAGATTCAACCACCGATGCACATCGGATATTTGGTTTCGTACAACCAAATCTCACAGGTGATTATCAAATTGCTGTAGCTTCTAATGGCTACGCAGAAGTTTGGCTTAGCGAGAGTGCCAATTGGAGTACAGCCACGGCCACAGGGCGaactttcaatgtttttaGCAAACAGATTTCCTCAAGGATTTATTTAAAAGCGGAAACCAGGTATTATATAGAAATAGTGTATGCCTTAGGTATCCAGAGCAAGggagaatattttcttcgAGTTTCTTGGAAACAACCTCAAGAATCCAACTTTGTTGTCATCgaaagcaattttttgttCCCCTTTAAAAATGATAGTGAGGCAGGAAAGCAGAAGATGTATGACGATGAATTACCAAATGCAAAGTCGTGCAACAAAGATGGTGCTAAAGAAGGATACAAGAACAAACATTTGACTATGGATCAAAAGAAGATACCTTTCTTGGAGCACACATCAGTGAGCAAAGTGCTCCCATCGTGTGAATATCGACCAAGTTATTTACCAGATGctgcaactttaaaaggctttAGACAGTATCATGGAGTGTATAAGCATGTAAAGGGAATACACACCTTCCCATTTTCCTTTCCCGAAGGTATTGTATTAGAATCTGAACATGAAGTCTATTCATTTGATCAATTTCCATTGCAAGAGGAAGAAGCTTGGTCAGTTGTTGAACGATACATGGATTCACTTAATAAGAGCTATTTCGG GAGATACACCTTACACTCCATTACTCGTGTCGTGAAAAAGGAGGACCAGAAAAAAGGAGCAAGATATTTAATCGAGGTTATTCTCACGCATTTATTGAGCGGCAAAAAATATAACTTGGCAGAATATGTATTTCAGCCCAAAGGAAACAACCTTTCAATGTGTTATCCCCAAGGAATGCAGTGGAACAAGACTACTGATGTCTACCTTATACTAACAGCCAAAAACCTCGGCCGATGGGTCCACCATTTTATTAAGAACAtggaaaaaattgtccaaGAAACGAACGACGAGCATTTACATGTGATTATCTATGATTTTGATAGTAGAGATATAGATATCAAAAGAGCGTTCCAGCGGAGTATCCTTAAAAACTACCACTACATAACGAAGCCTGGGAAATATTCGCGTGTAACCTCTTTCAAAGAAGCCATAGAATCTGTTAAGAACCCAGACTCTATTGTTGTCGCCATCGATATGCATCTCGACATTGGAAGGCAATTTATCGACGAAATACGCAAA CATTGTTTAAAAGGAAAGACAGTTTATGCTCCGGAAATAGTATTCTTAAATTGCGGTGGGAGCAGTTCGAAACCTAAAGGATCCTGGTACCATGCTAGCTACGGAACAATCGCGATGTATAAACAAGACTGGGATAACTTCGGAGGATTCTCGCCCGAGTTTCTTCGAAAGACTACATGGGGAGGGGAGGACTGGAACATAATCGACAACGCTGTCAAAGGTAGCCTGGAAATAGAAAGAAATCGTTTACCTTGGGtgtatcattattatcatgtaAAAACTGGAATGTGGAGTAATTAG